Genomic window (Streptomyces sp. RerS4):
CACACCGGAAACGTGGACGAGGCTGATCGGACACCCCGAGGACCGCGCGAAGGCCGCTCAGTCCTACATCGAGTCCGTCGGTGGAAGGCTCCACGGCTTCTGGTACGCCTTCGGCACGCACGACGGCTACAACCTGTGGGAAGCCCCGGACAACGTCTCCATGGCCGCGGTTGCGCTGAGGATCAGTGGAGGCGGCGCGCTCAGCTCGTTCGAGACGACCGTTCTCCTGACCGTCGACGAAACGCTGGACGCACTGCGCAGAGCCGAACAAGTCCGGTATCGGGCTCCCGGCACGTAAGCGCACGGCCCCTCCTTCCCGGCGTCCTCGATGCGCCAGGGCCAGGGCCGTGGGCGCGAGCGCTGTCAGCCGGACGGTGCAGTAGGACGGTCCCGTCGGGGAATGTCAGCCGACGGGCCGGGGCATGCGAGGCCGCAGCGGGCACCCATGACGTGCTCCACCCCACCCCGGCCGGACACACCGCACCGGCCCCGAGGACCGCGGCTCGGCCACCGGAGAGTGGCGCGGACAGGTCTGACTCACTTTCCTGGCACTCGCCCCAGGGCGGGCAGTCGGGTGCCGCCGTCCGGCGGCCGCCGGCGTGCCTGGGGACGGGACGCGGCTAGGCGCGGCGGCCTCCGCCGGCGAGGACGGCGGCCTTCGAAACCGCGCGCGGTCCGTCCGCGCGACTCCTTTCCTCAGAGGCGGACCAACCCCAGGCGCACGGGACCCCCAAGCGGCGGATGGGGGATATGAACCCATGGTGACTTTCGCCACGAAATCGGCGCCAGGGCCGGCCGGCCCGGGTTCCGCTCGGGGTCGATGAGGCGTCGGTTCGGCGCCGGGGTCCTCGCACGCCACGTGGTCCGACCGGACCGTACGACGCCACGCCCCGAACGTGCGGACACCCGCCTGAGCAGGGCCGCGTCCCGCCACGCCGCCAGGACACTCTCCCGCCGAGGCGTCCCCGGCCGCCGCCTTCGGTCTGTCGCGCAACGAGTAGAGGTTGGGCATTTCCGAGCAAATCGGTCAAATTTGCCAATCCTGACCAAGCCCCCGATGTATTGCGAACCGCCTGATTGTCATCTTTCTGCCGCACATCCGACTTGACGGTGGGTCACCCATCTGAGCAAGTGCATAATCATGCCGGGTCGCCAGCGGAAGCTGTAATTCCGCAAAGACGGTGAACCACATTCCCCGTAGACGCCTCGACCTCGCCTGCTCGGCGGAATTCGCCACTGGATCGACCCCCAAGGCACGTAGATGTCCCTCCACCGCAGCATCCGTCTCGCGGCCCTGCTCACCGTGCTTTGCGCTGCCACCGGCGGGGTGATGGCCGTGGCCGACGGCCACGGGACAACGCAGCCTTCCGGCGGGTCCGAGACGGTCGCCCGCGCGAGCGTGACCGAGGGCTCCGTGCTCCATGTCGTCGCACACCCGGACGACGACCTCTTCTTCATGAACCCGGACCTGAGCCGCTCCATTCAGGCGGGTACCAAGGTGACGACCGCCTACCTCACCTCCGGTGAGTCCGACGGCCGGAACGAGGCTCGCGGCCGGCACGTGAAGGACCCCGTGCGGCCCGCCGATCGCGCCGCGTACGCGGAAGCCCGGCAGAACGGCATCCGAGGCGCCTATGCGCAGATGGCCACCGGTGACCGCACGAGTCCTTGGCAGCGGAAATCGGTACCCACGGCCGGCGGCGGGTACATGGAGGTGGACGTCCTCGTCGCCAAGCCCCGGATCAACCTGGTATGGCTGCAGCTACGCGAGGCGCGCAGCATCGACGCCGAGACGCCGGACAGCCTGCGGGGTCTGTGGAACGGCAAGATAGCCGCCCTGGAGGCTCAACTGACCTCCGGGACGCCGGTCAAGCAGCCGTTCACCTATACCAAGGACCAGGTGGTACGCACCGTCGCGGGTGTGCT
Coding sequences:
- a CDS encoding GYD domain-containing protein; its protein translation is MPLYLSRFSYTPETWTRLIGHPEDRAKAAQSYIESVGGRLHGFWYAFGTHDGYNLWEAPDNVSMAAVALRISGGGALSSFETTVLLTVDETLDALRRAEQVRYRAPGT